Proteins encoded together in one Papaver somniferum cultivar HN1 unplaced genomic scaffold, ASM357369v1 unplaced-scaffold_117, whole genome shotgun sequence window:
- the LOC113329433 gene encoding polygalacturonase-like, whose amino-acid sequence MANLNIISFSLKLVLLFIIFPLSTNAATFSVLRYGAKPNGRTDSTKAFSRAWSLACQSRKPATMWIPKGSYLVKKVTFNGPCRSKRVTVQFDGKIVAPPKNIWVIGSSRNWILFHGINGLTINGGVIDARGSQYWNCRRSGGRCPQGAVSLSIDNVKNGVISGLTSINSQQSHISINGCNKMLIQRVTIIAPRQSPNTDGIDLQASTSVTIIDSTIGTGDDCIAIGPGTKKLLVQRVKCGPGHGISIGSLARSQNEAGVQGIVVKDVTFDGSDNGVRIKTWARPSNGFVKNVLYQNIVMKSVRHPIIIDQTYCPGDIGCPNQNSGIKISGVTYLNVHGTSRSPIAVSLHCSRTTPCTGIKLYNVKLSYSKKPAKSFCYSAAGTSRGQVLPGSCF is encoded by the exons ATGGCTAATCTAAATATCATCTCATTTTCTCTAAAACTCGTACTTCTCTTCATCATATTCCCATTATCAACAAATGCAGCTACTTTTAGTGTTTTAAGATATGGAGCAAAACCGAACGGTAGAACCGATTCGACGAAAGCTTTTTCACGAGCATGGTCTTTAGCTTGCCAGTCTAGAAAACCGGCGACAATGTGGATACCAAAAGGATCTTATTTGGTAAAGAAAGTAACTTTTAATGGTCCGTGTAGAAGTAAAAGAGTCACAGTACAATTTGATGGTAAAATTGTGGCACCTCCTAAGAACATTTGGGTCATTGGGAGTTCCCGGAATTGGATTTTGTTCCATGGTATCAATGGGTTAACGATCAATGGCGGGGTGATAGATGCTCGTGGATCTCAGTATTGGAATTGTAGGAGATCTGGTGGAAGATGCCCACAAGGTGCAGTG TCACTGTCGATAGACAATGTGAAAAACGGTGTAATCAGCGGTTTAACATCAATCAACAGCCAACAATCTCATATATCTATCAATGGCTGCAACAAAATGCTGATTCAACGAGTCACTATTATTGCACCCCGCCAAAGCCCTAACACAGACGGAATAGACCTACAGGCGTCAACAAGTGTGACGATCATTGATTCTACCATTGGAACAGGGGATGATTGTATTGCAATTGGTCCGGGGACTAAAAAGCTACTGGTTCAACGCGTAAAATGTGGTCCTGGACATGGAATTAG TATTGGAAGTTTAGCTAGAAGTCAGAATGAAGCAGGAGTACAAGGAATTGTGGTGAAGGATGTAACATTTGACGGATCAGACAACGGCGTACGGATTAAAACATGGGCTAGACCAAGCAACGGTTTCGTAAAAAACGTTCTTTATCAGAATATCGTTATGAAAAGCGTTCGACATCCTATTATTATTGATCAGACATATTGCCCTGGTGACATCGGCTGCCCCAACCAG AACTCTGGAATCAAGATCAGTGGGGTGACATACTTAAATGTCCATGGAACGTCGAGATCACCAATTGCCGTGAGCTTACATTGTAGTCGCACTACCCCATGTACAGGGATCAAATTATACAACGTTAAGCTGAGTTATTCAAAAAAACCTGCCAAGTCTTTTTGTTACAGTGCCGCCGGTACATCTCGAGGACAAGTCCTGCCAGGAAGCTGTTTCTAG